The sequence aactaaagtgatttatcagcatttattattctatcctctgtatttttcactgATGAActagtatttttttaatatttaatttacggACTGTGCAGATGGCCACAGCAGCTCCGAGTAAATTCAAACACAAGTTACATTttcaactataaaataaaaacaagtgtttacaaTGACTactatttatcaaactacatcaGTTTGAATGGTAAATCAATGTTCCATATTCActatggagcatctgaacgtccaaaaaaagacacatttgatGTCGCTGAAAAGCTCAGAAACtttattttacatgaattatttacatgtattgataggattagtggttctgaagttattacacattttatatcagtagttgTTTCTGCTCAGGGCTTTGTGGGTTAAAAATCCTCATTTTCTCACCCTGTTTTACTTCACTTATCATCTACTGGAGGTGAAAGAAATATGATTATGACTTTCAGAGACAGCgttaaccgataaagacccaaacatccaccaccgaccaaaacatctactgatctaaactttttaataaatgttgatccactaatcctatcaatacatgtaaataattgggtaaaatacagattgacattttttcatggtcatcagatgtgacccatttggacattcagaggttccgtagtgaacgtggaaacaccgtcatcttctacaacactgattcaccagtaaaacccatggaatttgataaatgacagtggatggagacgcttgttttatgtttagttaatgatatattttgttgaaaaagtcacgttttcttcatttttctctgtatttcatataataatcttcaacttaaatctgaacttttatgaacattaaattaaatataggaaaatatctgatttttattgaagaaacacaaaatacagaggataatgttataataaatggtgatcaatcacttaagaaaggttaaatagagagaaaacttaaTTTAGGAagactttgataaatgacagtggatggagacacgcagtttgtgttcagttaatgatagaagtCCCTTTATCTGCAGTTTTCTaccttttttgatataataaccttcaactttaatctgagcttttatgaacatctacatgatcagtgaattaaatccaggaaaacacctgatttttaccgataaaatacaaaatacagaagatatgattataaataaatggtgataaatcacttaaaggttagatatagagaaaatgtcatttgggaactggcataaaagtagcgctgggtatTTATGAGTTAAAGATTATATTAAATCTTCAGAAACTAACACAGTAATCAGTGAACAGGGTAAGGTTTCTAAAGACATGCTGCAGTGTTACTTTTTAGCTTCGTTTTAACCATTCACCTCTTATGTACTTGGTGTTCAGCAAATAAAACTTAAAATCATAGAAATTCATGGACAAAAGAAATCTAAATATTGTGGTTCAAAGCATCCATTAACATCTACAACTACCCACTACTGCACATATTTACTTGCACATATTGAGTTAGTTACATATTTTAATTTAGACATACTCTTTGCACCCAGGTTTTGTACGTTATTGTGTCATAGTTGCACAAGAGGGAAATTTTCAGTGTTGCAACAGCATAAGGAAGAGTAATATTAAAAGtaaggattaacccataaagacccaaacatgcacagacgaccaaaaccatctgctgatgtaaaaggtttaataactttagacccattaatcctttcaatacgtgtgaataattggtgtaaaatgcagtttttaatcttttcatggtcgtcagatatgacccatgtggacgttcagaggctccgcagtgaacacggaaacaccgtcatcttctacagcattgattcaccagtaaaacccatggagtttaatacgtgtcagtggatggaaatgcttggtttatgttcagttaatgatagatttgactgaaaaagtcactattactgaagtttcctctgtttttggtgcaataatcctcaaatgtagtttcagcatgatgattaaagtagaggatcagtaaattaaatacagtaaaatacctgatttcgacaaaaaaatgaaaaatagagactataatattatgataaataatgacaaatcacttaagaaaggttaaatagagagaaaaatagatttgggaactgccacaaaagtagctgtgggtctttatgggttaaagtaaagaCATAAAGGGTattaatatacaaaaatataaaaatattataaagTGATCTACTAATAagtactgaaaaatatattaggCTATGCCACACTAAACTCCTTGTCCAACATTAGTTTTGTTGgttcagtaaagttctaatgtccacacatatgtatttctcagtctctatattaaccctttcatgcataaattagtAGAACcgtaattaagatttttttctggaatgttttttattcctctttaggcatgaaaaaaaaaacaaaaaaaaaacaattcaattcaatttttttcatgaagctatttttcatgacgttacaaaaatgtccactcaactgaacaccaatgtatttaattttagaagcaaagaagtatgcatttactgatatactgtgtgaaaactatgaaataaaaacatttttaatgctgctaatctcatgttttctcacattttaacatactctaatattagttattatttacttcatggagataatttgcaaaaaaacccaacttctTGTTTAGATAACCAAAAAAATAAACCTGTTCATTaccgtctaataacaattagcaattttttttatactcaaacatgtaactgcagatcaggtttatctagaacagtaacgttacagtaatggtgtgaattacagtgtgtgagatgatgcataaacgtccactgtgttggctgatatggaactaaaacaacaaaacccatgaatatataagagaagacctttgaacagctgtccactgtaatgaccactatgcatgaaagggtgaaaattaaattaaaaaaaaaaagatctaatctgatatatgtgaagtatgtactgcagtaaaaacagcagtttaagtgaaaaaacagcttctataaactacaGTAGtcttatttagtgtgacctccttttaacccttttgttcaggctatatgagatttattacatttattttctgatgttttacaccaggtttcattcacgTGCgtatcagatgtttctgtttatggtcagaggtcacactgaaCAGACTTTAACCTGTAGAACCCACTCAGTTCAGttattttgtgtgtcttttaaggatgTGCgcttatttcctgtattttcttgttgtgtctgatgaaaaaagaatgaagaacaaatatatactgtatgtctgctcatttcagctctacaaaaaaaacacacctaaaGACGGTGTaaggcttttgcacagtactgtatatgatagaatatcatctgtctgtttagtCTGATGTTATTTGTGCTCAGGCTTTACATACGAGTACAGTGGTTCCTATCCgattttggctcatgaccccattttaacatcacaaatttctggcgaccccagacattcaaaatgaagactttttttttctggctaaaattaatttgtttttgatcatgtaatagtttgctatactatgttgcaaataaatgttaattttagatgatatttaggctataaaatgtatattattatggacgcaggcagaaaagccaggtgtagattgctgcacaaagagagaattttattttccttggtcaggatatgtactcTTAAAGTTTAaacacatattagtcagtattagtattagtcagtatttttATAGTCGTAaatttcttaggataggtcacatcttggtcacatactaaactgacagatttataatCATAGGactaatacacatgcccacagatgATCGTAAACAACTACAGATTCAGAGGTAAACACTAAATAGGGGGTTTTGCTTTGAGTCGAGGAattacatctgcttgactttagagtaagATGACACCAGTTcattttctgtgatccaacccaCCTAGCATAAGGGTTCAGCCCAGAGTTTGAAGATcactttacaaggattataaaagtgaagtgtattggaatgtctggatccattttccCCGCTTGGGGTGtagatcctcagctgagttatattttttggtgatcagatcaagtccacaataaatttataaaaatgagacgtAAAaaaatccggacttattcttggagctgccaacaaaagaacacgctaacagtacagtcagtccagcttggatttacaaggctgacaattaatactgaacaaaattatgaaagagctacagcatctgaaactgaccacaatgaacatttgaaagataaacagtaccacagtgcttcagtttcagcttcagtttgtcttttatgcattgtgattgtctctctaaactcaccatatatttttattattacatttttaatttttataaataactagaaatttcaggcgacctcatttgaattccaagtgaccctacgtggggtcccgaccccacgactgaaaaacactgtactattGTATAATACTTGCTCCCGAGTGCAAAACCCTCTGTCAAAACCTACCTACCTAAAATTGTGAAGGAATGCTTTTTTTGTGACAAACCTTTACTAACCAAGTAGTTTCGGTGCCTACACCAACCACACTGCAACTGAAAATATCAAACCCCAGTTTCCTGTGATCCACATTACATTAAATATatcttgtatttgtgtgtgtgttggacagCCTATTTTTTATTGTCTGTAGCAGATGTATCCAGAGCAACAGAATGGGATAAATCAAGTTGACCTATCTATTCCTGATCAGAAATGTATTCATGTATTATTTCTGTACCTTCTTTACTCCGCAGACGGCAGAAACAGATGAGTGTGATGAGCAGGAGAGGAGCCACTACACCCAGGGCGATGTAGACAGATTGTAAGGGGTTGTCTGGGTCTTTAGGGTTACCTTTTAAGAAAAACAATTACCACAAATataaatttctgtattttctaacAGACTCTTACTGCAGAGTTTCAACACTTACCACTGTGTTCATCTGTGTTCTGTCCACTTTCAATGGTGATAACTGTCCCTTCTCCAGATGCTGTTTGTAATACTGGTATGTCCATGGTAACAATGCAGGTGTATCTTGCTGAATCctcttttttgacatttttaagtgtcagagttgaacattTTGTCCAATTTGCATTCTGATCAAATGTCTCAATTTTGTTGATTCTCTGGGTCTTGTTTATTCGTATTTCATTTTTCAGCCAATTAACCCACACTTCTGTCTTGTTCTTCCAGCAGCAGGTGATGTTCACAGTTTCTCCCTCTGTGACTGTGGTATCAGGACTCTGGGTCACAACAAGCGTCCCTGATGAAACACCTGGAAAGAAGCAAGAATCAGATCAGCTGACCTCCTTGTCTATAAACTTTATCAACAGAAACATCAGGACATCAACCGTTCTAACCCTCTGTAACATTCACTGTATCACCGTCATAAAACACAGCTTCTCTGAGAACCACAAGGATTCACAGTTCTGTCCTTAAAGAGTTGATTGTGTGAACATattcaacacacaaacacactttctgTTTTACTTACTCCATGATGAGAGGGCACAGAGCGAGGCGAGGAGCAGGCTGCTTAGTAGAAGCTTCATCCTGTCAATGATGAGCTTCTGACAAGTGACTCGTGCTCATCGCTGTTCTAAAGTCCTCCCACCCACGAGTCATACGTACAAACATGAAAAGTGGTGTAATGGGCATCATCATTTCTTCTATGTGCCTTTGTGCTCTTGCAGAGAAGTGTGAAAACCACACTGTCTTTTTCTTCCCCCCTATGACAAAACTTCACTACAGGCTGAGATTCACACTAAGTTCTTTCCTCcacttttgttttatttgattaaaaaaatgcattaaagtaGTTCACCAAATAATAGAAAGTCAATAGACTTGTATTTATTGGAAGTGGACATTAGCATAGAGCCTtcctaatgttaatgctaattcTGCACTAAGGAGCTCCATTAGTGACAGAATAATACACACACCTGAAGTGTGTGAAGGAGACATATCACAAGTACTTCCTTCCTGCAGCTGTTAGGCTCCACAATAAATATAATCTGTGCAATAAACTGTACTCATATGTATAATCTGTACACATGTCtatatatatgtaattatgtATGTAGATATGTGTATTTAGGTGTACGTATGAGTATCTCCCCTttccaacctgtggcatgttcAGCATGTGCACAACAACTGTAAATAGTATGTATAACTTATATGGATTTGTTGGTTACAtttctatattttctatattttctacTGTGTATCTGTTTGTGCTGACTGAATGTGCTTTTTTtacttgtgtgttttgttgtgctccactcttgctgctgtaaattgggaatttccccttgggggactaataaaggaatatcttatcttatcttatcttatcttatcttatcttatcctcctgagacccagcaatgtatctTTGTCCTTTATAGGGGACACaaatttcacagttttatttaaaagaaaaataaaatcaagtaaaatttaaaaaaaagaaaaaaaaaaaaaaaaaaagctgtcaagggcattccataaaaaaataaataaataaaatgtggagaaaaaaaaactcttgcaatgtgttgtttttaatcaaggctattatttcatgtaaaaaaaaaaacaaacaaaaaaaaaaacaaaaaaaacttttattttcctgggtctcaggaaagTTATCTTAAGTGAGTATTCACAATTACATTCATTTTTGCCACTATTCAACTCCACAGTGGATTTGACATAAACATGAAATTAAAGTGTGGACTTTTATTAAAGGAGTTacacaaaaatattgcattaatgaGTCAGATTTTTTTCCTAACAGACAGTTGGAAGTTTTAAACGACTTTGTTACACAATACTTAGTAAAATTCAATATTTTCCAGAATCAGTacgttagcatttagcattagcatgttCAGCATGAGCACAACAGCTGTATATAGcatttataactttttttatttgttggttacatttctatattttctatattttctatTGTGTATCTGTTCATTGTGCTGACTGAATGCTATTTTTACACGTGCTTTGTTGTGCTCCACTCTTGCTGCTGTaaatttggaatttccccttgtgggactaataaaggactatcttatcttatcttatcttatcttatcttatcttatcttatcttatcttatcttaagtgaGTATTCCCAATTACATTCATTTTTTGCCACTGTTCTCCACAGTGGATTTGACATGAACATGTGATTAAAGTGTGGACTTTAATTCAAGGAGttacacaaaaatattacattaatgagttgtttttttttttgtttgtttttttttctaacagacaGTTTTACTGCAGTTTTAAACACAATGTTTAAAACTGTTtaaataaaacacagttttattacACAATGCTTGGTGAAATTCAGTGTTTTCCAGAATCAGtatgttagcatttagcattagctcacctctgacccctcaggctGCCACAGTTTTGCCCAAATATTCACTTCTGGGTTTAAAAACCCAACATGGCGGCGGAGTGTCTGGTGTTTCTTCAGTCCAACATAAATAGGAAGTATTCTAATTTGAAATTCATGTGACGAAACTTCCTTTTTTGCCCAGGCTTGCCCTCTTTTCCTGTCGAGTGTCCAAGGCAGCGTTTATAAATTAGTGAAActgttcagttttcattgtttatcaCAGGACAAACTCTTTAAACCGGATGTGTCATCAGTGATACATGCACACTTTCGATGACTGTATTTGTTGCAGAAATATTCAATTTGGCATTTTCCAGTGATATACAGGATATTATAGTAGTCAAAGACACTGACACTTCTACAGCTAGAATAACAAAATAATTAGTGGTCTGTTTCTCTATATTAATATTCAATATTTTCTCAGGGGTTCTAttctatggtggcccagaggtggaacaggccaaaaaattatccactagacgaaaaaaattatctactacaagaaaaaaaaaagagaacagcctaaaaaaattatccactagatgaaaaaaattatctactacaagaaaaaaaaagagaacagcctaaaaaaattatccacgagatgaaaaaaattatctactacaagaaaaaaaagagaacagcccaaaaaaattatccagtataagaaaaaaaaagagaacagcctaaaaaaattatccactagatggaaaaaattatctactacaagaaaaaaaagagaacagcccaaaaaaattatccactataagaaaaaaagagaacagcctaaaaaaattatccactagatgaaaaaaattatctactacaagaaaaaaaagagaacagcccaaaaaaattatccagtataagaaaaaaaaagagaacagcctaaaaaaattatccactagatgaaaaaaattatctacttcaagaaaaaaaagagaacagcctaaaaaaattatccactataagaaaaaaaagagaacagcctaaaaaaaattatccactacatgaaaaaaaaaatctacaacaagaaaaaaaaagagaacagcctaaaataaattatccactagataaaaaataaatcccctataagaaaaaaaagagaccagccaaaaaaattatccactaaaagaaaaaaaaagagaacaggcaaaaaaaaaaattatctacaagcccaaaaaattattcactataagaaaaaaaaaagaacaggtgaaaaaatgtatctactatgagaaaaaaagagagcagcccaaaaaaatatccactataagaaaaaaaaaaaacatcatccaccttttcaattacgggggcgctgtttacccgaaaggtgccttgctttaaaattaaggccaccacaaaaaataaaaggataggctgaaaaattttaaggctttcggctaatgtggctaatgctaaggaagtaccccaccggaagtggaggtcgtgcgctaaaaaataaagttattttaaaatatagatatttacattaatatagtttgcaaagcagttaaatgattaaatacggttccagtgtctgctcaaggttaggcatgggcgttaaatggttatggttagggttagggtatggttggggttagttttcagtggtaaatggcccttgtgtgcactgtgtgaaggttcgttgctaagctaatgctaacgcgaaaagttgacggcaactttgtgttattttattttgagaggaggagaagaggagcttcctgtggagctccactatcatggtattgcccatttgtttgcaggtagacctctcctcctcaactcaaacggagtgtcttcactaacactagatcaagaaggacattttgtggagataaagatgtgtgccgtggtaccgcagtgcctcggcacctggcaacgagctgagctgtggtaccgagccatggtacgcggtgccgtgctggggtacctggcaccgagccgtggtaccgcggtacgtcgcggcaccagccgaggtgccacggcacctcgcggcatcaaccgtggtgccgcaccagccgaggtgccacggcaccaggtgtcggtgccgcaatatgcacttgctgtctctcaacaactgggcgatgccatgatagtggagctccacaggaagctcctcttctactcctctcaaaataaaataattttagaacttcttgtagagaatattcatcaaaaatgatattgaatgtcaggcagttgaacaattcaacaccgtaatcacacaattgtttactcgcactggtagttcacaaagttgccgtcaacttttcgcgttagcattagcttagcaacgaaccttcacacagtgcacacaagggccatttaccactgaaaactaaccccaaccataccctaaccctaaccttaaccatttaacgcccatgcctaaccttgagcagacactggaaccgtatttaatcatttaactgctttgcaaactatattaatgtaaatatctatattttaaaataactttattttttagcgcacgacctccacttccggtggggtacttccttagcattagccacattagccgaaagccttaaaatttttcagcctatccttttattttttgtggtggccttaattttaaagcaaggcacctttcgggtaaacagcgcccccgtaactgaaaaggtggatgatgttttttttcttatagtggatctgttttggggctgctctctttttttttctcatagtagataatttttttcacctgttcttttttttttttttcttatagtgaataattttttgggctagtagataatttttttttttgcctgttctctttttttttcttttagtggataatttttttggctgctctcttttctttcttataggggatttttttttttcatctagtggataattttttggggggctgttctctttttttttcttatagtggataatttttttaggctgttctctttttttcttgcagtagataatttttttgtctagtggataatttttttaggctgttctcttttttttttccttatagtggataatttttttgggctgtttttctctttttttttcttgtagtagataatttttttcatctcgtggataattttttttaggctgttctcttttttttttttcttgtagtagataatttttttcatctcgtggataatttttttaggctgttctcttttttttcttgtagtagataatttgtttcatctagtggataatttttttaggctgttctctttttttttcttgtagtagataatttttttcgtctagtggataattttttggcctgttgcacctctgggccaccgtactattCACTTTGTACAGAATACTATGGTACTTATGTAGCACGTAATCATTTAACtttgtaatttaacccataaagacccagcgctacttttatatcagtttccacatgaaattttctctatatctaacctttattaagtgatttagctccatttatttgtaatattttcctttgtattttgtattttatcagtataaatcaggtattttcctgtatttaattcactgatcatgtagaggttcataaaagctcagattaaagttgagaaaactgcagaaaaagtgactttttcagtcaaatctatcattaactgaacataaaccaagtatttccatccactgtcactgattcaactccatgggttttactggtgaatcaatgttgtagaagatgacggtgtttccacggtaactacagagcctctgaacgtccgaatatGTCCTTTAACTTTctcatttacccataaagacattttttttttaatatcagtttccacatgaaattttctctatatctaacctttattaagtgatttatcacaatttatttgtaatatttacctccaccaggagatattgtgatcgctttgctttgtgtgtttacgtgtttgtttgcgtgtttgtttgtttgttagcaagataactcaaaaagttgtggatggattttcatgaaattttcaggatatgttgattctggcacaaggaagaaatgattagattttgctggtgatctggggggggggggggtctgtgtgtgctctccgagtgcttttcttgtttcctctgtattttgtattttatcagtataactctagcattttcctgtatttaattcactgatcatgtagatgttcataaaagctcagattaaagttgagaaaactgcagaaaaagtgactttttcagtcaaatctatcattaactgaacatcaaccaagcatttccatccactatcactgatccatctccgtaggttttactggtgattcaatgttgaagaagatgacggtgtttccacggtaactacagagcctctgaacatccaaatgggtcatatctgatgggtTTTACACACATGTATTGATGTATCGATGCTTTTGGTCGGacttggtgatggatgtttgggtctttatggattaagtatCTCGAGGCAGAGCCAAGTGTCCCCTTTTTTGAAATTAATATATGGTCACGCTAAAATAGGAAGTGTTCTAACCTGTTACTTATGAGAAAGTATCGGTTTTTGGGAATAACTGTAAACATGACAGAAAAAAGGAAATGCAATTGCCACTATACTGAGATAAGACGTTTTAGCTTGAACTGTTCTGTCTGAATCAGTTCATGAGTGTGAAATTCAAGTAAACCCAAAACCCCACATCAGATCAGTCCTCCTGAGATCTAGGGTTAACTCTCTTTAGTGGTGAtttccagatgaatttttctccacatttagcCTTTCCTCGGCAATTTATAACCATGGATTATTATATTACCTTCTGGATTTTTCAGttcaaatcagatattttcctatatttaatttactgatcatgtagcacTGTGTGTTTATATGTTCATGTCAACCACAGTGGACTGAGTTTAAGGGGGTGGGTTTGTCTCTCGCCCCCACAGTTGAATATGACTGTTGTCAAAGGGCGCTGGCATTAACTGATGTAATACCAGTTTCTTCATCTTTAAAAGTTTCAGAGGAAGACGAGGGTGATGGAGTGATATTGCATAAATGTTAAAGCCTCATATGCAATGGATATTTGATTTTCAAGTGGTCTACTTTTTTGTGACATTATaatgttctgtggatgtgattCAGCACTGTGATCCTCTGGAATTATACATGCCAAGAAGTGCCATTTCACCAAAGAAATACACATGAtatactttattaaccctttcacgcataggtcactacagtggacagttattgtacagctgttctcttgtatattcatggattttttttatttattttttttttttacacatattgttattaaagttttaagacaccacatatcttttctgacatgaattgataacattgtgtagatctcccctgagcataaacccccagaatcacaagccccccctccatagttttcacacaatttatcagtaaatacatgtttctttgcttcaaaaattaaacgcatggtgtccagctgatttttattcttattactatattttatttttttacttttttattttctaatgtttttttttttactttttatttattttatctgtttatttattatttatttatttttataagatatttttcaatcacatagttttttcatgtttaaagagaaatgaaaacactcagggaaaaaatcttgattaaggttctcataattcgtgcatgaaagggttaaaatactgcTGAGTCGTCACTATGTGGTTTATGCTTTTTGCCCGATTAAAGCATTGAGATATTTTACTGGAGTAAATTCTAC comes from Sphaeramia orbicularis chromosome 18, fSphaOr1.1, whole genome shotgun sequence and encodes:
- the LOC115438906 gene encoding uncharacterized protein LOC115438906, producing MKLLLSSLLLASLCALSSWSVSSGTLVVTQSPDTTVTEGETVNITCCWKNKTEVWVNWLKNEIRINKTQRINKIETFDQNANWTKCSTLTLKNVKKEDSARYTCIVTMDIPVLQTASGEGTVITIESGQNTDEHSGNPKDPDNPLQSVYIALGVVAPLLLITLICFCRLRSKEAQAARVIYEVPHVDSETQDVDKHSDSSSRGSSQWCQVLVYESFDYFERVETQKSG